The following proteins are co-located in the Dromiciops gliroides isolate mDroGli1 chromosome 2, mDroGli1.pri, whole genome shotgun sequence genome:
- the NDUFAF1 gene encoding complex I intermediate-associated protein 30, mitochondrial isoform X1, producing the protein MALLYKLQTGIHFPKLYSDAARCFLSGPLFAGYTSRLYSSIEKAESASGRSSPKGKTQGGLERQSKGEVSLDIISPKEKVEINFDKAIRTEIKDHFKLLTKELVDYWVGPEGRPLHEVLLENTRVMWQFRSNEDLDKWLVTSDRTMGGRSKAFLKMASSNQSALFYGILNTEIPHDGETQRSGYCSMTSRIPRGAFERKKYYDWSNFNTLYLRVRGDGRPWMVNIKTDTDLVHKSHHLHSYFMFTRGGPYWQEIKIPFSKFFFSSKGRIQDGQHQLLTDQISSIGFTLADKVNGPFYLELDFIGVYHDPTHTEEFAYENSKKICGNL; encoded by the exons ATGGCTTTACTTTACAAGCTGCAAACTGGCATTCATTTTCCTAAATTATATTCAGATGCTGCACGATGCTTTCTGTCGGGGCCTTTATTTGCTGGCTATACCTCCAGACTGTACAGTAGTATTGAAAAAGCAGAGTCTGCTTCGGGCAGATCTTCCCCCAAGGGAAAGACTCAAGGTGGATTGGAAAGACAAAGTAAGGGTGAGGTTAGTTTAGATATAATTTCACCCAAGGAAAAGGTTGAAATTAATTTTGACAAAGCAATTAGGACTGagataaaggaccattttaaacttttaacaaAGGAATTGGTAGACTATTGGGTAGGACCCGAAGGTCGCCCTTTGCATGAAGTTTTACTGGAAAATACTAGAGTAATGTGGCAATTTCGCAGTAACGAAGATTTGGATAAATGGCTAGTGACTTCTGACAGGACAATGGGAGGCAGAAGCAAAGCCTTCCTGAAGATGGCCAGCAGTAACCAAAGCGCACTCTTCTATGGGATTCTCAATACCGAAATTCCTCATGATGGGGAGACCCAGCGGAGTGGATACTGTTCAATGACATCCAGGATTCCAAGG GGTGCTTTTGAAAGGAAGAAGTATTATGATTGGTCCAATTTTAATACTCTGTATCTCCGTGTGCGTGGGGATGGTAGGCCCTGGATGGTGAATATCAAAACAGACACCGACCTGGTTCATAAAAGTCATCATTTGCATAGTTACTTCATGTTCACGCGTGGGGGGCCATATTGGCAAGAGATCAAG ATTCCATTCTCCAAGTTTTTTTTCTCCAGTAAGGGAAGGATCCAGGATGGACAGCATCAGCTTCTCACAGACCAG ATCAGTAGTATTGGATTCACCCTGGCTGATAAAGTTAATGGTCCATTTTACCTGGAATTAGATTTTATTGGAGTTTATCATGATCCAACCCATACCGAAGAATTTGCCTATGAAAATAGCAAGAAGATTTGTGGGAATCTTTAG
- the NDUFAF1 gene encoding complex I intermediate-associated protein 30, mitochondrial isoform X3, with protein MGGRSKAFLKMASSNQSALFYGILNTEIPHDGETQRSGYCSMTSRIPRGAFERKKYYDWSNFNTLYLRVRGDGRPWMVNIKTDTDLVHKSHHLHSYFMFTRGGPYWQEIKIPFSKFFFSSKGRIQDGQHQLLTDQISSIGFTLADKVNGPFYLELDFIGVYHDPTHTEEFAYENSKKICGNL; from the exons ATGGGAGGCAGAAGCAAAGCCTTCCTGAAGATGGCCAGCAGTAACCAAAGCGCACTCTTCTATGGGATTCTCAATACCGAAATTCCTCATGATGGGGAGACCCAGCGGAGTGGATACTGTTCAATGACATCCAGGATTCCAAGG GGTGCTTTTGAAAGGAAGAAGTATTATGATTGGTCCAATTTTAATACTCTGTATCTCCGTGTGCGTGGGGATGGTAGGCCCTGGATGGTGAATATCAAAACAGACACCGACCTGGTTCATAAAAGTCATCATTTGCATAGTTACTTCATGTTCACGCGTGGGGGGCCATATTGGCAAGAGATCAAG ATTCCATTCTCCAAGTTTTTTTTCTCCAGTAAGGGAAGGATCCAGGATGGACAGCATCAGCTTCTCACAGACCAG ATCAGTAGTATTGGATTCACCCTGGCTGATAAAGTTAATGGTCCATTTTACCTGGAATTAGATTTTATTGGAGTTTATCATGATCCAACCCATACCGAAGAATTTGCCTATGAAAATAGCAAGAAGATTTGTGGGAATCTTTAG
- the NDUFAF1 gene encoding complex I intermediate-associated protein 30, mitochondrial isoform X2 → MALLYKLQTGIHFPKLYSDAARCFLSGPLFAGYTSRLYSSIEKAESASGRSSPKGKTQGGLERQSKGEVSLDIISPKEKVEINFDKAIRTEIKDHFKLLTKELVDYWVGPEGRPLHEVLLENTRVMWQFRSNEDLDKWLVTSDRTMGGRSKAFLKMASSNQSALFYGILNTEIPHDGETQRSGYCSMTSRIPRGAFERKKYYDWSNFNTLYLRVRGDGRPWMVNIKTDTDLVHKSHHLHSYFMFTRGGPYWQEIKIPFSKFFFSSKGRIQDGQHQLLTDQLSR, encoded by the exons ATGGCTTTACTTTACAAGCTGCAAACTGGCATTCATTTTCCTAAATTATATTCAGATGCTGCACGATGCTTTCTGTCGGGGCCTTTATTTGCTGGCTATACCTCCAGACTGTACAGTAGTATTGAAAAAGCAGAGTCTGCTTCGGGCAGATCTTCCCCCAAGGGAAAGACTCAAGGTGGATTGGAAAGACAAAGTAAGGGTGAGGTTAGTTTAGATATAATTTCACCCAAGGAAAAGGTTGAAATTAATTTTGACAAAGCAATTAGGACTGagataaaggaccattttaaacttttaacaaAGGAATTGGTAGACTATTGGGTAGGACCCGAAGGTCGCCCTTTGCATGAAGTTTTACTGGAAAATACTAGAGTAATGTGGCAATTTCGCAGTAACGAAGATTTGGATAAATGGCTAGTGACTTCTGACAGGACAATGGGAGGCAGAAGCAAAGCCTTCCTGAAGATGGCCAGCAGTAACCAAAGCGCACTCTTCTATGGGATTCTCAATACCGAAATTCCTCATGATGGGGAGACCCAGCGGAGTGGATACTGTTCAATGACATCCAGGATTCCAAGG GGTGCTTTTGAAAGGAAGAAGTATTATGATTGGTCCAATTTTAATACTCTGTATCTCCGTGTGCGTGGGGATGGTAGGCCCTGGATGGTGAATATCAAAACAGACACCGACCTGGTTCATAAAAGTCATCATTTGCATAGTTACTTCATGTTCACGCGTGGGGGGCCATATTGGCAAGAGATCAAG ATTCCATTCTCCAAGTTTTTTTTCTCCAGTAAGGGAAGGATCCAGGATGGACAGCATCAGCTTCTCACAGACCAG